The Marivivens sp. LCG002 genome contains a region encoding:
- a CDS encoding vitamin B12-dependent ribonucleotide reductase: MKIERLFTQSGQDAYASIEFKSATSEIRNPDGTIVFKLDNCEIPSKWSQVASDVIAQKYFRKAGVPSALKRVKEKGVPEFLWRSVPADGAEMGGETSAKQVFDRLAGAWAYWGWKGGYFTTEEDARAYFDEMRYMLATQRAAPNSPQWFNTGLHWAYGIDGPAQGHHYVDHETGVLTKSKSSYEHPQPHACFIQSVADDLVNEGGIMDLWVREARLFKYGSGTGTNFSSLRGEGEKLSGGGKSSGLMGFLKIGDRAAGAIKSGGTTRRAAKMVIVDADHPDIEEFINWKVIEEQKVASIVAGSKMHEQKLNGIFAAIKAWDGAEADAYDPKVNEGLKTAIREAKKVAIPETYIKRVLDYAKQGHTSIEFPTYNTDWDSEAYSSVSGQNSNNSIRVTDGFLKAVREDADWNLINRKDGTVAKTIKARDLWDQVGHAAWACADPGIQFHDTVNAWHTCPEDGSIRGSNPCSEYMFLDDTACNLASMNLLTFYKDGQFQVEEYMHATRLWTVTLEISVMMAQFPSKEIAQLSYDFRTLGLGYANIGGLLMNMGFGYDSDEGRALGGALTAIMTGVSYATSAEMAGELGAFSGYARNKEHMLRVIRNHRNAAYGNSDGYEALEVKPVPLDHANCPDQRLVALAKTAWDEALALGEKHGYRNAQVSVIAPTGTIGLVMDCDTTGIEPDFALVKFKKLAGGGYFKIINQSVPAALTKLGYSPAQVEEIVAYAVGHGSLGQAPGINHTSLIGNGFGPAEIKKVESALKSAFDIRFVFNQWTLGEDFCKNTLGIPAAKLVDPSFDLLRHLGYSKAEIDAANDHVCGTMTLEGAPHLKDEHLNVFDCANPCGKKGKRFLSVNSHITMMAAAQSFISGAISKTINMPNDATIEDCQKAYELSWSLGIKANALYRDGSKLSQPLAAALVEDDDEAAEVLATGNPQEKAAVLAEKVIEKIVIKEAVRSHREKMPERRKGYTQKAVVGGHKVYLRTGEYGDGRLGEIFLDMHKEGAGFRAMMNNFAIAVSVGLQYGVPLEEFVDAFTFTKFEPAGMVQGNDSIKQATSILDYIFRELAVSYLDRTDLAHVKPSGASFDDLHKEDQATNVAQPSESAATKSLEVLKQISSTGYLRKRLPQELMVLQGGAGGSVAFGSAATAEVIETVVPTTAVSQMASTAVASGTVSLSARDKAKMQGYEGDPCGECGNYTLVRNGTCMKCNTCGGTSGCS; encoded by the coding sequence ATGAAAATCGAACGGCTTTTTACTCAATCCGGTCAAGACGCTTACGCGAGCATCGAGTTCAAATCTGCGACTTCCGAAATTCGCAATCCTGACGGCACGATCGTCTTCAAGCTCGACAATTGTGAAATCCCGTCCAAGTGGAGTCAGGTTGCGAGCGACGTGATCGCACAGAAATACTTCCGCAAGGCGGGCGTTCCTTCGGCTCTCAAGCGCGTCAAGGAAAAGGGCGTGCCTGAATTTCTCTGGCGTTCGGTGCCTGCCGATGGCGCCGAGATGGGCGGCGAAACCTCTGCCAAGCAGGTGTTCGACCGTCTCGCAGGAGCGTGGGCCTATTGGGGCTGGAAGGGTGGCTATTTCACCACCGAGGAAGACGCGCGCGCCTATTTCGACGAAATGCGCTATATGCTCGCGACGCAGCGCGCCGCGCCGAACTCGCCGCAGTGGTTCAACACGGGTCTGCATTGGGCTTACGGCATCGACGGCCCTGCGCAAGGGCACCACTATGTGGACCACGAAACGGGCGTTCTGACCAAATCCAAGTCCTCGTATGAACACCCCCAGCCGCATGCCTGCTTCATCCAGTCCGTTGCCGATGACCTCGTGAACGAAGGCGGCATCATGGACCTGTGGGTCCGCGAAGCGCGTCTCTTCAAATACGGCTCGGGCACGGGCACCAACTTCTCGTCGCTGCGCGGCGAGGGCGAAAAGCTTTCGGGTGGCGGTAAATCGTCGGGCCTTATGGGGTTCCTCAAGATCGGTGACCGTGCAGCGGGCGCGATCAAGTCGGGCGGCACCACGCGCCGCGCGGCCAAGATGGTTATCGTCGATGCGGATCACCCCGATATCGAGGAATTCATCAACTGGAAGGTCATCGAAGAGCAAAAGGTCGCTTCGATCGTGGCCGGCTCCAAGATGCACGAGCAGAAGCTCAACGGTATTTTTGCCGCGATCAAGGCTTGGGACGGCGCAGAGGCCGATGCTTATGACCCCAAGGTGAACGAGGGTCTGAAAACCGCGATCCGCGAAGCCAAAAAGGTTGCGATCCCCGAGACCTATATCAAGCGCGTGCTCGACTATGCCAAGCAGGGTCACACGAGCATCGAATTCCCGACCTACAACACCGATTGGGACAGCGAAGCCTATTCGAGCGTGTCGGGCCAGAACTCGAACAACTCGATCCGTGTTACCGATGGCTTCCTCAAAGCGGTGCGCGAGGATGCGGACTGGAACCTCATCAACCGCAAGGACGGCACCGTCGCCAAGACCATCAAGGCGCGCGATCTGTGGGATCAGGTCGGCCACGCCGCTTGGGCCTGTGCCGATCCGGGCATCCAGTTCCACGACACCGTCAATGCATGGCACACCTGCCCCGAAGACGGCTCGATCCGTGGCTCCAACCCGTGCTCGGAATATATGTTCCTTGACGATACGGCTTGTAACCTCGCTTCGATGAACCTGTTGACCTTCTACAAGGACGGTCAGTTCCAGGTCGAAGAATACATGCATGCCACGCGCCTTTGGACCGTGACGCTGGAAATCTCGGTGATGATGGCGCAGTTCCCCTCCAAGGAAATCGCGCAGCTTTCCTATGACTTCCGCACCCTCGGTCTTGGCTATGCCAACATCGGCGGTTTGCTGATGAACATGGGCTTCGGCTATGACAGCGACGAAGGCCGCGCACTTGGTGGGGCTTTGACTGCGATCATGACGGGCGTGTCCTATGCGACTTCGGCCGAGATGGCGGGCGAACTCGGTGCCTTCTCGGGCTATGCCCGCAACAAAGAGCACATGCTCCGCGTCATTCGCAACCACCGCAACGCCGCCTATGGCAACTCGGACGGTTACGAGGCGCTCGAAGTCAAGCCCGTGCCGCTCGATCACGCAAATTGCCCCGACCAGCGTCTTGTCGCTCTGGCGAAAACCGCTTGGGACGAAGCGCTCGCCCTTGGGGAAAAGCACGGCTACCGCAATGCTCAGGTGTCGGTGATCGCCCCGACGGGCACCATCGGTCTTGTGATGGATTGTGACACCACAGGCATCGAACCCGATTTCGCACTCGTCAAGTTCAAGAAACTTGCGGGCGGCGGTTACTTCAAGATCATCAACCAGTCGGTGCCTGCCGCCTTGACCAAGCTTGGCTATAGCCCCGCTCAGGTCGAAGAGATTGTGGCCTATGCGGTCGGTCATGGCTCGCTCGGTCAGGCTCCCGGCATCAACCACACCTCGCTCATCGGCAACGGCTTCGGTCCGGCGGAAATCAAAAAGGTCGAGTCCGCGCTCAAGTCCGCCTTCGATATCCGCTTCGTCTTCAATCAATGGACGCTCGGCGAGGATTTCTGCAAGAACACGCTCGGCATTCCCGCTGCGAAACTTGTCGACCCGAGCTTCGATCTTCTGCGTCACCTCGGCTATTCCAAGGCCGAAATCGACGCCGCCAACGACCATGTTTGCGGCACGATGACGCTCGAAGGGGCGCCGCACCTCAAGGACGAGCATCTGAATGTCTTCGACTGCGCCAACCCCTGTGGCAAGAAGGGCAAGCGCTTCCTCTCGGTCAACAGCCATATCACCATGATGGCCGCGGCCCAGTCCTTTATCTCGGGTGCGATTTCCAAGACGATCAACATGCCCAATGATGCGACAATCGAGGATTGCCAAAAGGCCTATGAACTGAGCTGGTCGCTCGGGATCAAGGCGAATGCGCTCTACCGCGACGGCTCCAAGCTGTCCCAGCCTCTTGCTGCCGCTCTGGTCGAGGATGACGACGAAGCCGCCGAAGTGCTCGCCACGGGCAACCCGCAGGAAAAGGCCGCCGTGCTTGCCGAGAAGGTGATCGAAAAGATCGTCATCAAGGAAGCCGTGCGTTCGCACCGCGAAAAGATGCCCGAGCGCCGCAAAGGCTATACTCAAAAGGCGGTCGTCGGTGGTCACAAGGTCTATCTTCGCACGGGTGAATACGGCGATGGCCGTCTGGGCGAGATCTTCCTTGATATGCACAAGGAAGGCGCAGGCTTTCGCGCAATGATGAACAACTTCGCCATCGCGGTGTCGGTCGGTCTTCAGTATGGCGTGCCGCTTGAGGAGTTCGTCGATGCCTTTACCTTCACTAAGTTCGAACCCGCGGGCATGGTGCAGGGCAACGACTCGATCAAACAAGCAACGTCGATCCTCGACTACATCTTCCGCGAATTGGCCGTGTCTTACCTTGACCGCACCGATCTTGCGCATGTGAAGCCGTCGGGCGCGTCTTTCGACGACCTGCACAAAGAGGATCAGGCAACCAACGTCGCCCAGCCGAGCGAGAGCGCCGCGACCAAGTCGCTCGAAGTGCTCAAGCAGATCTCTTCGACGGGCTATCTGCGCAAGCGTCTGCCCCAAGAGCTGATGGTGCTTCAGGGCGGAGCAGGGGGCAGCGTTGCCTTCGGATCGGCGGCAACGGCCGAGGTGATCGAAACCGTTGTGCCCACGACGGCCGTCTCGCAAATGGCCTCGACCGCAGTCGCCAGCGGCACGGTCAGCCTCTCGGCCCGCGACAAGGCCAAGATGCAGGGCTATGAGGGTGATCCTTGCGGGGAATGCGGCAACTACACGCTCGTGCGCAACGGCACCTGCATGAAGTGCAACACCTGCGGCGGCACGAGCGGTTGCAGCTGA
- a CDS encoding tryptophan halogenase family protein, whose product MTAADGQPPLHIAIVGGGTAGWLSAHLLQAEAKRLGRALRLTLIESSKIPTIGVGEGTTSIFGGVLQALGFDERDFLANTDATIKFGIRHRDWRRLGHSYDGPIDDAYALADRVPNGGAWIDTFCVAAGRSVTEPHVFAALMAGGKAPVAQAGGRDVPISRFHHAYHFDQAKVGAYLRSKAEGIETLDALVESAERDAQTGDITALRLDNGQTFSADFFIDCTGFRRSLIAGAMGASWVGYGDVLPVNRAMPFWLDLKEGEELPAYTLAWAQKSGWMWQIPTQGRIGCGYVYSDRHVTPDQAQAEIETALGHPIEPRNDIKINAGRLSEVWKGNVLALGLASSFLEPLEATSIHGTIVSLLLFIKRHLATLGTPDSKGQERYNAAIAGQVDDFRDFINLHYVSERDDSPFWRDVATTFIQPQTRERVAHWQKQMPKASDFRNDLDGLPHVEELLHYPVLDGLGLLSQEVARKAMAADPKLRDFARQTVDHLTRQAKDAARQARSHRDWLASLSI is encoded by the coding sequence ATGACCGCAGCAGACGGCCAGCCCCCCTTGCACATTGCCATCGTCGGTGGAGGCACGGCGGGTTGGCTGTCTGCGCATCTTTTGCAGGCCGAAGCGAAACGCCTTGGGCGCGCGCTTCGGCTGACCTTGATCGAAAGCTCCAAGATCCCGACCATCGGGGTTGGAGAAGGCACCACCTCGATTTTCGGCGGCGTGCTTCAGGCGCTCGGGTTCGACGAGCGCGATTTCCTTGCCAATACCGATGCCACGATCAAATTTGGCATCAGGCACCGTGACTGGCGGCGCTTGGGTCATTCCTATGACGGGCCGATTGACGATGCCTATGCACTGGCAGACCGCGTGCCGAACGGCGGCGCCTGGATCGACACCTTTTGCGTGGCGGCAGGCCGCTCGGTGACCGAACCCCATGTCTTTGCGGCACTGATGGCGGGCGGCAAAGCACCCGTTGCACAGGCGGGGGGCCGCGATGTGCCGATCAGCCGCTTTCACCACGCCTATCACTTCGATCAGGCCAAGGTGGGCGCCTATCTACGGAGCAAGGCCGAGGGGATCGAAACCCTCGACGCCTTGGTCGAGAGCGCCGAGCGGGACGCGCAAACGGGCGATATTACGGCGCTACGGCTTGATAACGGTCAGACATTCTCGGCGGATTTCTTTATCGACTGCACCGGATTTCGCCGCTCGCTCATCGCCGGCGCTATGGGCGCGAGTTGGGTCGGTTATGGTGACGTGCTCCCCGTCAATCGTGCGATGCCCTTCTGGCTCGACCTCAAAGAGGGCGAGGAACTTCCCGCCTATACGCTCGCTTGGGCGCAAAAGTCGGGCTGGATGTGGCAGATCCCGACCCAAGGGCGGATCGGCTGCGGCTATGTCTATTCCGACCGCCATGTCACCCCCGATCAGGCGCAGGCCGAGATCGAGACCGCGCTCGGCCATCCCATCGAGCCGCGCAACGACATCAAGATCAACGCAGGCCGCCTCTCCGAGGTGTGGAAGGGCAATGTCCTCGCCCTCGGGCTGGCCTCCAGCTTTCTGGAACCGCTCGAGGCGACGTCGATCCACGGGACGATCGTATCGCTCCTTTTGTTCATCAAGCGTCATCTGGCGACGCTCGGCACGCCCGACTCCAAGGGACAAGAGCGCTATAACGCGGCGATAGCGGGACAGGTCGACGATTTCCGCGATTTCATCAACTTGCACTATGTAAGCGAGCGCGACGATAGCCCGTTCTGGCGCGATGTGGCGACGACCTTTATCCAGCCGCAGACCCGCGAGAGGGTCGCCCATTGGCAAAAGCAAATGCCCAAGGCCAGCGATTTCCGCAATGATCTCGATGGGTTACCCCATGTGGAGGAATTGCTCCATTATCCCGTTCTCGACGGGCTTGGCCTTCTGTCGCAAGAGGTCGCCCGCAAAGCGATGGCCGCCGACCCCAAGCTGAGGGACTTTGCGCGGCAAACGGTGGATCACCTGACGCGGCAAGCGAAAGACGCCGCAAGACAGGCAAGATCGCACCGCGACTGGCTTGCCAGCCTGTCCATCTAG
- a CDS encoding alpha-glucosidase/alpha-galactosidase: MRAHPKIAFIGAGSTVFMKNIIGDVLQRPALANSHVALMDINEQRLKESEIVFEKLVSSIGAGATHSLHTNQREALTDADFVVVAFQIGGYEPCTVTDFEVPKKFGLRQTIADTLGIGGIMRGLRTVPHLWSICEDMTDVCPDALMLQYVNPMAINTWAIAAKYPHIKQVGLCHSVQHTAHELASDLQIPDSKIRYLSAGINHVAYFLKFEEIMEDGSYRDLYPALHKGYAEGIYPRPESSWNPRCPNKVRYEMMKRVGYFATESSEHFAEYVPWFIKRGRDDIIERFGIPLDEYPKRCVEQIARWKDQLEEYKTSDSIEVPNSVEYASEIINSVWTGTPSVIYGNVANKGYIPALPEGCAVEVACLVDRNGIQPTRVENLPPQLAAIMRSNINVQELTVKALLTENREHIYHAAMMDPHTGAELDLDQIWEMVDELIEAHGAWLPEWISGGAKKKVA, encoded by the coding sequence ATGCGTGCACATCCAAAAATCGCTTTTATCGGCGCCGGATCCACGGTTTTTATGAAGAACATTATCGGCGACGTGCTGCAGCGTCCCGCTCTGGCCAATTCGCATGTCGCTTTGATGGACATCAACGAACAGCGCCTCAAGGAAAGCGAGATCGTTTTTGAAAAGCTGGTCTCTTCGATCGGCGCGGGCGCGACACACTCGCTCCACACCAACCAGCGCGAGGCATTGACGGATGCCGACTTCGTCGTCGTCGCCTTCCAGATCGGCGGCTACGAGCCATGCACCGTCACCGATTTTGAAGTGCCGAAAAAGTTCGGCCTGCGCCAGACCATTGCCGACACACTCGGGATCGGCGGCATCATGCGCGGGCTTCGCACCGTGCCGCACCTCTGGTCGATCTGTGAAGATATGACCGATGTGTGCCCCGATGCGCTTATGCTTCAATATGTGAACCCGATGGCGATCAACACTTGGGCGATTGCGGCGAAATATCCGCATATCAAGCAGGTCGGCCTTTGCCATTCGGTCCAGCACACCGCCCACGAGCTTGCCAGCGATTTGCAGATCCCCGACAGCAAGATCCGCTATCTCTCGGCGGGTATCAACCACGTCGCCTATTTCCTCAAGTTCGAGGAAATCATGGAAGACGGCAGCTATCGCGATCTTTATCCCGCGCTGCACAAAGGCTATGCCGAAGGCATCTATCCGCGCCCCGAAAGCAGCTGGAACCCGCGCTGCCCGAACAAGGTGCGCTACGAGATGATGAAGCGCGTCGGCTACTTTGCAACGGAAAGCTCCGAGCACTTTGCCGAATATGTGCCGTGGTTCATCAAGCGCGGCCGCGACGACATCATCGAGCGTTTCGGCATTCCGCTGGACGAATACCCCAAGCGCTGTGTCGAGCAGATCGCGCGCTGGAAAGACCAGCTCGAGGAATACAAGACCTCGGACAGCATCGAAGTGCCGAACTCGGTCGAATATGCCTCCGAGATCATCAACTCGGTCTGGACCGGAACGCCGAGCGTGATTTACGGCAACGTTGCGAACAAGGGCTATATCCCCGCCCTGCCCGAAGGCTGCGCCGTCGAAGTGGCGTGCCTTGTGGACCGCAACGGCATCCAGCCAACCCGCGTCGAGAACCTTCCGCCGCAGCTTGCCGCGATCATGCGTTCGAACATCAACGTGCAGGAACTCACCGTCAAGGCGCTCCTCACCGAGAACCGCGAGCACATCTATCACGCCGCCATGATGGACCCCCATACGGGTGCAGAGCTTGACCTCGACCAAATCTGGGAGATGGTGGACGAATTGATCGAAGCGCACGGCGCATGGCTTCCCGAATGGATTTCGGGGGGCGCAAAGAAAAAGGTAGCCTAA
- a CDS encoding glycosyltransferase family 2 protein produces MVLPHIGMLWIGGDLSFLEILCIKSFVDAGHPVHLFTYGDVGNAPEGVDLQDARDILEGPPFLKYERNDSLALHADLFRLRMLDLLPGIIWADTDAYCLRPWMPENGHYYAFQAENSIASGVLAFPSQSETLKALLAATNTEYPIPDWFNDRQKMELLARKEAGDPLHVSQMPWGVWGPTAVSYYLMKTGEIEHALPQEVLYPVSFEERGKMLWPDHLSPEDFGPETTSIHFYGSRMRRMISRRHEGLAPQGSLIAKLLERHGLDSRDAPLPNEERVAPVVVQTSKRDKPARKDPSDERFIAITCMKDEGVFIPEWIAFHKAIGFDHFLVYTNDCSDGTDLILERLAQSGLVTHRDNTRQDGQRASYQIRAFRKAFKEEVFARHDWAMILDVDEFTNVHAGDKSIRDLVRAAPEGSDIISLTWRLFGNGGVETFSNAFLTEQFRKAAPYHCPRPAQAWGFKSLFRTDRVERLGTHRPLIPLGADWSNVLWVNGSGQEMPARYHEQTKGGWRSGPDCVGYDLGQLNHYAVRSRESFLLKSLKGTVHGGIDRNRDYWDRMNRNEEEDTSIQSLLPRVREIYDELLSDPVLKDLHDKAVAWHQERIATALSIPEIREMYDALI; encoded by the coding sequence ATGGTTCTACCACATATCGGAATGCTCTGGATCGGCGGCGATCTCAGTTTCCTCGAAATCCTGTGCATCAAATCCTTTGTCGATGCGGGCCATCCTGTGCATCTCTTTACCTATGGAGATGTCGGCAACGCGCCCGAGGGGGTCGATCTTCAGGATGCGCGCGATATCCTCGAGGGACCGCCGTTTCTCAAATACGAGCGCAACGACAGCCTTGCGCTTCATGCCGATCTGTTCCGCCTTCGAATGCTTGATCTGTTGCCGGGGATCATCTGGGCCGATACGGATGCCTATTGTCTTCGCCCGTGGATGCCTGAAAACGGGCATTATTACGCCTTTCAGGCCGAGAACAGCATCGCCAGCGGCGTTCTCGCCTTTCCGTCCCAGAGCGAAACGCTCAAGGCACTGCTTGCTGCGACGAACACCGAATATCCGATCCCCGATTGGTTCAACGACAGGCAAAAGATGGAATTGCTCGCCCGCAAGGAAGCGGGGGACCCTCTCCATGTGTCCCAGATGCCTTGGGGCGTCTGGGGGCCTACGGCGGTGAGCTATTACCTCATGAAAACGGGGGAAATCGAGCACGCTTTACCGCAAGAGGTGCTTTACCCCGTCAGTTTCGAAGAGCGCGGCAAGATGCTTTGGCCCGATCACCTCTCGCCCGAGGATTTCGGCCCCGAAACCACGTCGATCCATTTCTACGGCAGCCGGATGCGGCGGATGATCTCGCGGCGGCACGAAGGACTTGCACCCCAAGGCTCATTGATCGCCAAGCTGCTCGAACGTCACGGCCTTGATAGCCGCGACGCCCCCCTCCCCAACGAAGAACGGGTTGCCCCCGTGGTGGTCCAGACGTCCAAGCGTGACAAGCCCGCCCGCAAGGACCCCTCTGACGAGCGCTTTATCGCCATCACCTGCATGAAAGACGAAGGCGTCTTTATCCCAGAATGGATCGCCTTTCACAAAGCCATCGGGTTCGATCATTTCCTTGTCTATACAAACGATTGCAGCGACGGCACCGATCTTATCCTTGAACGGCTCGCGCAATCGGGGCTCGTCACCCACCGCGACAACACCCGTCAGGACGGGCAGCGCGCCTCCTACCAGATCCGCGCGTTTCGCAAGGCATTCAAGGAAGAGGTCTTTGCCCGTCACGACTGGGCTATGATCCTTGACGTGGACGAGTTCACCAATGTGCATGCGGGCGACAAAAGCATCCGCGATCTGGTCAGAGCCGCGCCGGAAGGGAGCGACATTATCTCGCTGACTTGGAGGCTCTTCGGCAATGGGGGCGTCGAAACGTTCAGCAACGCCTTTCTGACCGAGCAATTCCGGAAAGCCGCGCCCTATCATTGCCCCCGTCCCGCTCAGGCATGGGGTTTCAAGTCGCTGTTCCGCACCGATCGCGTGGAGCGGCTCGGCACGCATCGTCCGCTCATTCCTCTGGGTGCGGATTGGTCCAATGTTCTTTGGGTCAACGGCTCGGGTCAGGAAATGCCCGCACGCTATCATGAACAAACCAAGGGCGGTTGGCGGAGCGGTCCCGATTGCGTCGGCTATGATCTGGGGCAGCTGAACCACTATGCCGTCCGCTCGCGCGAGAGTTTCCTTTTGAAATCCCTCAAGGGCACAGTGCACGGCGGGATCGACCGCAATCGCGACTATTGGGACCGTATGAACCGCAATGAAGAAGAGGACACCTCGATCCAGAGCCTCCTCCCGCGGGTGCGCGAGATTTACGACGAATTGCTGTCCGATCCTGTGCTCAAGGACCTCCATGACAAGGCCGTTGCGTGGCATCAGGAGCGCATCGCAACAGCGCTCTCTATTCCCGAAATCCGCGAGATGTATGACGCTTTAATCTGA
- a CDS encoding cold shock protein: MTEVLSEDRLLQGRVKWFDTAKGFGFVVSDDGGPDILLHANVLRNFGQSTIADGSLIQLRAQKTERGIQATEVVEITPPEGPSVTPLADLAEVDPAELAAAKLQPARVKWFDKGKGFGFANVFGSPEDVFVHIEVLRRSGLADLLPGEAIGIKVLDGKRGKMAAEVLVWESANSL, translated from the coding sequence ATGACTGAAGTGTTAAGTGAAGACCGCCTGTTGCAAGGGCGTGTCAAATGGTTCGACACCGCCAAAGGTTTCGGATTTGTGGTCTCTGACGACGGAGGGCCGGACATTCTGCTACACGCAAATGTTCTGCGCAATTTCGGCCAGAGCACTATTGCAGACGGATCCTTGATCCAGCTGCGTGCCCAAAAGACCGAGCGCGGAATTCAGGCCACCGAAGTGGTCGAGATCACCCCGCCCGAAGGTCCAAGCGTGACCCCGCTTGCCGATCTTGCAGAAGTCGATCCGGCAGAACTTGCCGCCGCCAAATTGCAGCCGGCGCGCGTCAAATGGTTCGACAAAGGCAAAGGCTTCGGCTTTGCGAATGTCTTCGGCTCGCCCGAGGATGTTTTCGTTCACATTGAAGTGTTGCGGCGTTCCGGTCTTGCAGACCTCTTGCCCGGAGAGGCAATCGGTATCAAAGTGCTTGACGGAAAACGCGGCAAGATGGCCGCCGAGGTGTTGGTCTGGGAAAGCGCAAACTCTCTTTGA
- a CDS encoding DUF192 domain-containing protein, giving the protein MIAGFVLALIGAGSGAFAQCAPDQVLVKGDFGQARFSVDLADSGEERAKGLMYVETMPTMSGMLFVYDAPQHATFWMRNTLIPLDMIFMDQTGTITHIHPNAKPLDETIIDGGQGVLFVLEINGGLAKRLGLKVGDVLQHPSIGEKAAFPCDG; this is encoded by the coding sequence TTGATCGCAGGCTTTGTCCTTGCGCTAATCGGCGCAGGGTCGGGTGCTTTCGCGCAATGTGCGCCTGACCAGGTTCTTGTCAAAGGGGACTTCGGGCAGGCGCGCTTTTCCGTCGATCTTGCCGATTCAGGCGAAGAACGCGCCAAAGGTCTTATGTATGTCGAAACCATGCCGACCATGTCGGGCATGCTTTTCGTTTATGACGCCCCGCAACACGCTACCTTCTGGATGCGCAACACGCTGATCCCTCTCGATATGATTTTCATGGACCAGACGGGAACGATCACGCACATCCATCCGAACGCCAAACCGCTGGATGAAACGATCATCGACGGCGGGCAGGGCGTGCTCTTTGTGCTCGAGATCAACGGGGGCTTGGCCAAGCGTCTCGGCCTCAAGGTCGGCGACGTGCTCCAGCATCCGTCTATCGGTGAAAAAGCTGCCTTCCCCTGTGACGGTTAG